The following are encoded in a window of Streptomyces sp. Go-475 genomic DNA:
- a CDS encoding agmatine deiminase family protein, whose product MSAAADGFRMPAEWAPHERTWMAWPGPNPTFDDPGELAAARAAWAAVARAVRRFEPVTVVCGPGQSGEARALLGEGIETVERDLDDAWMRDVGPTFLTDGKGELAAVDWTFNGWGAQEWARWEHDAKIAAHVADLAGARTYTSRLVNEGGAIHVDGEGTVLLTETVQLGPERNPDWSREQVEAEIHAQLGTRKAIWLPRGLTGDYPPHGFGTLGHVDIVAAFARPGVVVAHAQPDPAHPDHEITKEVIGLLKAQTDARGRRLEVVEVPAPTVLEADGHWADYSYINHYLCNGGVVLCGFDDPRDELAAGIFRRLFPGRTVTLVDARTIFAGGGGIHCVTQQQPRT is encoded by the coding sequence ATGTCCGCAGCCGCCGACGGCTTCCGCATGCCCGCCGAATGGGCTCCGCACGAGCGCACCTGGATGGCCTGGCCGGGCCCGAACCCGACCTTCGACGACCCCGGCGAGCTGGCCGCCGCCCGTGCCGCCTGGGCCGCGGTCGCCCGGGCCGTCCGCCGCTTCGAGCCGGTGACGGTGGTGTGCGGCCCGGGGCAGTCCGGTGAGGCGCGTGCGCTGCTGGGCGAGGGGATCGAGACCGTCGAACGGGACCTCGACGACGCCTGGATGCGGGACGTCGGACCGACCTTCCTCACCGACGGCAAGGGCGAACTGGCCGCCGTGGACTGGACGTTCAACGGCTGGGGTGCCCAGGAGTGGGCCCGCTGGGAGCACGACGCGAAGATCGCCGCGCATGTGGCGGACCTCGCCGGGGCGCGGACGTACACCTCCCGGCTCGTCAACGAGGGCGGCGCGATCCATGTCGACGGCGAGGGCACGGTCCTGCTGACCGAGACCGTCCAGCTCGGTCCCGAGCGCAACCCGGACTGGAGCCGGGAGCAGGTCGAGGCCGAGATCCACGCCCAGCTCGGCACCCGCAAGGCGATCTGGCTGCCCCGCGGCCTGACCGGCGACTATCCTCCCCACGGCTTCGGCACGCTCGGACACGTCGACATCGTCGCGGCCTTCGCCCGCCCGGGCGTCGTCGTGGCGCACGCGCAGCCGGACCCGGCGCACCCCGACCACGAGATCACCAAGGAGGTCATCGGCCTGCTGAAGGCGCAGACCGACGCGCGCGGCCGCCGCCTGGAGGTCGTCGAGGTCCCCGCCCCGACCGTCCTGGAGGCCGACGGCCACTGGGCCGACTACTCCTACATCAACCACTACCTCTGCAACGGCGGCGTCGTACTGTGCGGCTTCGACGACCCGCGCGACGAGCTCGCGGCCGGCATCTTCCGCCGGCTGTTCCCCGGGCGGACCGTGACACTGGTGGACGCCCGTACGATCTTCGCGGGCGGTGGCGGCATCCACTGCGTCACCCAGCAGCAACCGAGGACCTAG
- a CDS encoding TetR/AcrR family transcriptional regulator — protein MAGGRRQAPPRENVLAAAMEMIAERGLEKLTMAALGREVGMSSGHLLYYFGSKDELLLRTLEWSEGRLGAERGRLLTRAVTARERLDAYVDLYVPDGHRDPHWTLWLEVWNRSQNADTNARDRQAAIEGAWHRDLVALLAEGISRGEFRRVDPDRFAARLRALLDGFSIHVAIGLRGTDRAHVLAHVRDFLADSLLADA, from the coding sequence ATGGCCGGTGGGCGAAGGCAGGCCCCGCCCCGCGAGAACGTCCTCGCCGCCGCCATGGAGATGATCGCCGAGCGCGGCCTGGAGAAACTGACCATGGCGGCGCTCGGCCGCGAGGTCGGGATGAGCAGCGGGCACCTCCTCTACTACTTCGGCTCCAAGGACGAACTGCTGCTGCGGACCCTGGAGTGGAGCGAGGGCCGGCTCGGCGCCGAGCGCGGACGGCTGCTGACCCGGGCCGTGACCGCCCGGGAACGCCTCGACGCCTACGTCGACCTGTACGTCCCGGACGGCCACCGCGACCCGCACTGGACGCTGTGGCTGGAGGTCTGGAACCGCTCACAGAACGCCGACACGAACGCCCGCGACCGGCAGGCCGCCATCGAGGGCGCCTGGCACCGCGACCTGGTCGCCCTGCTCGCCGAGGGCATCTCGCGGGGCGAGTTCCGCCGCGTGGACCCGGACCGCTTCGCGGCCCGCCTGCGGGCGCTGCTGGACGGCTTCTCCATCCACGTGGCGATCGGCCTGCGCGGCACCGACCGGGCCCACGTCCTCGCCCACGTGCGCGATTTCCTCGCCGACAGCCTCCTCGCGGACGCCTGA
- a CDS encoding PD40 domain-containing protein, protein MTSTKRATSVALGVVLAVTLGGVAALPATAAPAPAPRTEKASVAPDGTEGNGPSGGPGLSADGRHLAFVSSADNLVAGDTDGTADAFVRDLKTGTTRLASTARDGGSVDDVALSGNGRYLAFSATDADDGRSHIWVKDLKAGTLQRIADTVDAGYDTGRQPAISADGRYVAFVAQQSGAGEGEDRWGRVYRVDRASGETVRVSQKPAAGDRKTAATHPSISADGQRVGYQFFIPHPSSGDWSDAYVRDVPSGRLFHADRAPDGERSDGQTESPQISADGRHVVFDSRDSRLTPGDTNQGHNVFVRDLKTGDLRRIDAVDPAAFTASPQLSADGRHLAFVSADPGDTDRTTRAYVRDLRTGRTTLASPDAAGGPNDQSVTAPVIDRHGRTVAFSSYSPDLVPGDTYDTSHVYVRHMR, encoded by the coding sequence ATGACCAGCACCAAGAGGGCCACGTCCGTCGCGCTCGGCGTGGTCCTGGCCGTCACGCTCGGCGGTGTCGCCGCGCTGCCCGCGACCGCCGCGCCCGCGCCGGCGCCGCGGACCGAGAAGGCGAGCGTCGCCCCGGACGGCACCGAGGGCAACGGCCCCTCCGGCGGGCCGGGCCTCAGCGCCGACGGCCGCCATCTGGCGTTCGTCTCCAGCGCCGACAACCTCGTCGCCGGCGACACCGACGGCACCGCCGACGCCTTCGTCCGCGACCTGAAGACCGGCACGACCCGCCTGGCGAGCACCGCGCGGGACGGCGGCTCCGTCGACGACGTCGCCCTCAGCGGCAACGGCCGCTACCTGGCCTTCAGCGCCACCGACGCCGACGACGGACGCAGCCACATCTGGGTCAAGGACCTGAAGGCCGGGACGCTGCAGCGCATCGCGGACACCGTCGACGCCGGCTACGACACCGGCCGGCAGCCCGCCATCAGCGCCGACGGCCGCTACGTCGCCTTCGTCGCCCAGCAGTCCGGCGCCGGGGAGGGCGAGGACCGCTGGGGCCGCGTCTACCGCGTCGACCGCGCCAGCGGCGAGACCGTCCGCGTCAGCCAGAAGCCCGCCGCCGGAGACCGCAAGACCGCCGCCACCCACCCGTCCATCAGCGCCGACGGCCAGCGCGTCGGCTACCAGTTCTTCATCCCGCACCCCTCCTCGGGCGACTGGAGCGACGCCTACGTCCGGGACGTGCCGAGCGGCCGGCTGTTCCACGCCGACCGGGCGCCGGACGGCGAGAGGTCCGACGGGCAGACGGAGTCCCCGCAGATCAGCGCCGACGGCCGGCACGTCGTCTTCGACTCGCGGGACTCGCGGCTCACCCCGGGCGACACCAACCAGGGGCACAACGTCTTCGTCCGCGACCTGAAGACCGGGGACCTGCGCCGGATCGACGCCGTCGACCCGGCCGCCTTCACCGCCTCCCCACAGCTCAGCGCCGACGGCCGCCACCTGGCGTTCGTCTCGGCCGACCCGGGCGACACCGACCGCACCACCCGCGCGTACGTCCGCGACCTGCGCACCGGCCGCACCACCCTCGCCAGCCCGGACGCCGCCGGCGGCCCGAACGACCAGAGCGTGACCGCCCCCGTGATCGACCGGCACGGCCGCACGGTCGCCTTCAGCAGCTACTCGCCCGACCTCGTGCCCGGCGACACGTACGACACCTCGCACGTCTACGTCCGTCACATGAGGTGA